A stretch of Sinorhizobium meliloti DNA encodes these proteins:
- a CDS encoding restriction endonuclease subunit S has translation MTSYLGAKHWQPAILEDLVYLQRGFDITKDHQKEGDVPVISSSGPSSWHNEAMAAGPGVVIGRKGTLGSVHYSAGDYWPHDTTLWSKSLNGNNARFVYYALKCLGLERFNVGGANPTLNRNHIHGLPIRLADHPVQDKIASILAAYDNLIENNRRRIALLDESVRMLYLEWFSRFRYPGHEHIEIIEGIPKGWERKRIGDACCFLGRGISPTYDDDGDSIVLSQKCVRDRLLSTAPARRQRKEYKVEKALNYLDVLINSTGTGTLGRVAQCWFEPVAMTFDSHLTVARPNSDVHPFWFGYALLELQPVFEGMGEGATNQKELSKNRIAEVRVTTPPRPLQTLFGDFAGNAAKQMQTLLRQIDKLAQARDILMPRLMNGEIAV, from the coding sequence ATGACATCATACCTGGGCGCAAAGCACTGGCAGCCTGCCATTCTTGAAGACCTCGTCTACCTGCAACGTGGGTTCGACATAACCAAGGATCATCAGAAGGAGGGAGATGTACCGGTTATCTCGTCATCTGGGCCGAGCAGTTGGCACAACGAAGCCATGGCTGCCGGCCCCGGCGTTGTCATTGGCCGAAAAGGCACGCTCGGCTCCGTCCACTACAGCGCGGGCGACTATTGGCCTCATGACACGACGCTTTGGAGCAAATCACTAAACGGCAACAACGCACGTTTCGTATACTATGCTTTGAAGTGCTTGGGCTTGGAACGATTTAATGTCGGTGGGGCTAATCCCACGCTCAATCGAAATCACATTCATGGTCTTCCAATCCGTTTGGCAGATCATCCAGTCCAAGACAAGATCGCTTCCATCCTTGCTGCTTACGACAATCTGATCGAGAACAACAGACGGCGAATTGCATTGTTGGATGAGTCAGTGCGGATGCTTTACCTTGAGTGGTTTAGTCGATTCCGCTACCCCGGTCACGAGCATATTGAGATCATAGAGGGTATCCCCAAAGGGTGGGAACGAAAAAGAATAGGCGATGCGTGCTGCTTCTTAGGACGAGGAATTTCGCCGACATACGACGACGATGGTGATTCAATCGTATTGAGCCAGAAATGCGTTCGCGATCGACTCCTTTCAACCGCTCCAGCCCGACGGCAACGAAAAGAGTATAAGGTCGAAAAGGCGCTCAACTACCTGGACGTTCTCATAAATTCGACGGGTACAGGGACGCTGGGGCGTGTGGCTCAATGCTGGTTCGAACCGGTGGCCATGACATTTGACTCTCACCTAACTGTCGCTAGACCGAATAGTGATGTTCATCCGTTCTGGTTTGGATACGCGCTCCTTGAGCTGCAGCCGGTCTTCGAGGGAATGGGCGAAGGGGCAACTAATCAGAAAGAACTTTCGAAGAACCGGATTGCCGAGGTTCGTGTAACAACTCCTCCGCGCCCGCTACAAACGCTGTTTGGTGATTTTGCAGGAAACGCTGCCAAGCAAATGCAAACGTTGCTGCGGCAGATTGATAAACTCGCTCAAGCTCGTGACATTTTGATGCCTCGTCTAATGAACGGGGAGATCGCGGTATGA
- a CDS encoding type I restriction-modification system subunit M: MPNLKKKSSEAERMPAEAGQRAEVRDERQGLKGISKMSADHFHNLEKFESELWKIADDLRANSGLASNEYFMPIMGLIFLRHATNRYYEAKAAIEADKAAGQMPDRPLIEADFTRRRALMLPEAARFDVLLKMPKDGNLGAALTAAMDVIEAAFPPLAGQLPKDYQRFESDLLERMLRMFDSEGLRKASGDVFGRIYEYFLAEFSKQGAHDNGEFFTPPSIVQTIVNVIEPDHGIVFDPACGSGGMFVQSSHFIEDAGQDTMKRVTFYGHEKNETTAKIAQINLAVHGLQGTIRAGNEAITYYKDPHELAGKCDFVMANPPFNVDEVDADKVTGDKRLPFGLPGVNKGKKVSNANYLWLSYFYSYLNENGRAGVVMSSQASSAGRDEATVRQKLVETGAVDVMIDIRGNFFYTRTVPCQLWFFDRAKEKDAARRDHVLMLDARGIYNKVSRSVVDFSPEQQKNIAAIIWLYRGQQDRFLRLVESYLARAIADGEAAAAPLDTFEDVLGKLIELIEPFARTRRKDDPLAEPWGELTSAQSTLTADIEQFVAEPAKQEKSWKAGRDNAGLNAARAALHPIAESCRDLTKQIDLAAKLAGRVIDISLKELEAKDSGKWSNADISRTRKRLEDARANAVEALRMARYFVKQADWLQERFPDAALRDVEGLVKLVDRAAIKDYDWSLTPGRYVGVAPVEQDEDFDFEESLRAIHIDLKGLNEEAVELAAQIARNFQELGA, encoded by the coding sequence ATGCCGAACCTAAAGAAAAAAAGCAGTGAAGCAGAGCGCATGCCGGCGGAAGCCGGACAGCGTGCTGAGGTTCGCGACGAACGCCAGGGACTCAAAGGCATAAGCAAAATGAGCGCAGATCACTTTCACAATCTTGAAAAGTTCGAATCCGAGCTTTGGAAGATCGCTGACGACCTGCGCGCCAACTCGGGATTGGCGTCAAACGAGTATTTCATGCCGATCATGGGGCTCATTTTTCTGCGTCACGCCACCAATCGGTATTATGAGGCAAAAGCGGCGATCGAGGCGGACAAGGCCGCCGGCCAGATGCCGGATCGTCCGCTGATCGAGGCAGATTTCACGCGTCGCCGCGCGCTCATGCTGCCCGAGGCTGCGCGCTTTGACGTACTCCTGAAAATGCCAAAGGACGGCAATCTCGGTGCGGCGCTCACGGCCGCCATGGATGTTATCGAGGCAGCCTTTCCGCCGCTCGCGGGTCAGCTGCCGAAAGACTACCAGCGCTTCGAGAGCGATCTGCTCGAACGCATGCTGCGTATGTTTGATTCCGAAGGTCTGCGAAAAGCCTCTGGCGACGTGTTCGGCCGCATCTACGAATACTTCCTCGCTGAATTCTCCAAGCAGGGCGCGCACGATAACGGCGAGTTCTTCACGCCGCCTTCCATTGTCCAAACCATCGTCAACGTGATCGAGCCGGACCATGGGATCGTGTTTGATCCGGCTTGCGGCTCGGGCGGCATGTTCGTTCAGTCGAGCCATTTTATTGAGGACGCGGGCCAGGACACAATGAAGCGTGTCACCTTCTATGGCCATGAGAAGAATGAAACGACCGCGAAGATCGCGCAGATCAACCTGGCGGTTCATGGCCTTCAAGGCACGATCCGGGCCGGAAACGAAGCTATCACCTATTACAAGGACCCGCATGAGCTCGCCGGCAAGTGCGACTTCGTCATGGCCAATCCTCCGTTCAACGTTGATGAGGTCGACGCCGATAAGGTGACGGGTGACAAGCGCCTGCCATTTGGCCTGCCGGGCGTGAACAAAGGCAAGAAAGTGTCGAACGCCAACTATCTCTGGCTTTCGTATTTTTACAGCTACCTGAATGAAAATGGCCGCGCCGGCGTGGTGATGTCCTCGCAGGCATCAAGCGCGGGACGGGATGAGGCGACGGTACGCCAAAAGCTGGTCGAGACTGGCGCCGTTGATGTAATGATCGATATTCGCGGCAACTTCTTTTACACGCGCACGGTGCCGTGCCAGCTGTGGTTTTTCGACCGGGCAAAGGAAAAGGACGCCGCACGCCGCGATCATGTGCTGATGCTCGATGCGCGCGGCATCTACAATAAGGTGTCGCGTTCGGTTGTCGATTTTAGTCCCGAGCAACAAAAGAACATTGCCGCGATCATCTGGCTTTATCGCGGTCAACAGGATCGCTTCTTGAGGCTCGTTGAATCCTACCTGGCGCGTGCCATCGCTGATGGCGAGGCGGCGGCAGCGCCCCTTGACACGTTCGAGGACGTCCTTGGAAAACTCATCGAGTTGATCGAGCCTTTTGCCAGAACCAGGCGCAAGGATGATCCGCTGGCGGAGCCCTGGGGGGAGCTAACCAGCGCGCAGTCTACACTGACGGCAGATATCGAGCAGTTCGTCGCCGAGCCTGCGAAACAGGAAAAGAGCTGGAAGGCGGGTCGCGACAATGCCGGGCTGAACGCAGCGCGGGCGGCACTGCATCCGATAGCGGAAAGCTGCCGCGATCTGACGAAGCAGATCGACCTTGCGGCGAAGCTCGCAGGCCGTGTGATCGACATCAGCTTGAAGGAGCTCGAAGCGAAAGACTCCGGCAAATGGTCGAACGCTGACATCAGCCGCACGCGCAAGCGACTGGAAGATGCACGCGCGAACGCCGTCGAGGCGCTGCGGATGGCGCGTTACTTTGTGAAGCAAGCTGACTGGCTTCAAGAGCGCTTCCCTGACGCCGCGCTGCGTGATGTCGAAGGGCTGGTCAAGCTGGTCGATCGTGCCGCGATCAAAGATTATGATTGGAGTTTGACGCCAGGGCGATACGTCGGTGTTGCGCCCGTCGAGCAGGATGAAGATTTTGATTTTGAAGAGTCGCTCCGCGCGATCCACATTGACCTAAAAGGCCTAAACGAAGAGGCGGTGGAGCTCGCCGCGCAGATCGCGCGCAACTTCCAGGAGTTGGGCGCATGA
- a CDS encoding helix-turn-helix domain-containing protein, with protein sequence MSEILTVREVAALLKINEKTAYKLAAKGEIPGFKVGGSWRFDSGEIDSWIRRESAKHGKGDDAEPKEKKQ encoded by the coding sequence ATGAGCGAGATACTCACGGTGCGCGAGGTGGCCGCCCTTCTCAAAATCAATGAGAAGACGGCTTACAAGCTCGCCGCTAAGGGGGAGATTCCGGGCTTTAAGGTCGGAGGCTCATGGCGTTTCGACAGCGGCGAAATCGACAGTTGGATAAGACGAGAATCCGCAAAACACGGAAAGGGCGACGATGCCGAACCTAAAGAAAAAAAGCAGTGA
- a CDS encoding DUF2971 domain-containing protein has protein sequence MTAKRKIPERLYKYRAFSNRTLDALIADELFFADPSTFNDPLDSKPSLATDLDADALADMLARLVEQRISAEMSAAAKTIKYRGPKTLNHIAVHSRRRAEQVIAEIRYSATNPEYEIEDPARFLFGQYVEDELLRRYDKGIVSLAGRSDCPLMWSHYGDQHKGVCIGYSVPESAAANLHKITYGGSRLIEATAVSAMLDGDESARRKVDSAVLTRKAIDWRYEREWRLVGPRGAQGSPLELEEVVFGMRCSHTVKFAIVRALAGRRRPVKFYEIRERRGRFLLGRYVLDTDELSVSLPRRALDIDDFFEPITGDE, from the coding sequence TTGACTGCGAAGCGAAAGATTCCTGAGAGGCTTTACAAGTACCGGGCGTTTAGCAATCGCACGCTGGATGCGCTGATCGCCGACGAGCTGTTCTTCGCTGATCCAAGCACGTTCAATGATCCGCTCGACAGCAAGCCGTCTCTGGCTACCGACCTCGACGCGGACGCCCTCGCTGATATGCTGGCGCGGTTGGTCGAGCAGCGAATCAGCGCAGAGATGAGCGCGGCCGCCAAGACGATCAAGTATCGCGGCCCGAAGACGCTCAACCATATTGCGGTGCATAGCCGCCGGCGCGCTGAGCAGGTGATCGCGGAAATCCGCTACAGCGCGACGAATCCTGAATACGAGATAGAGGACCCGGCCCGGTTTCTGTTCGGCCAGTATGTCGAGGACGAACTCCTGCGACGGTATGACAAGGGCATCGTCTCGCTGGCAGGACGTTCGGATTGCCCGTTGATGTGGAGCCACTATGGCGACCAGCACAAGGGTGTATGCATCGGCTACTCGGTGCCGGAAAGCGCTGCCGCAAACCTCCACAAGATCACCTACGGCGGTAGCAGGCTTATCGAAGCGACTGCGGTTTCAGCGATGCTTGACGGCGATGAATCCGCACGCCGGAAAGTGGACTCGGCCGTTCTGACAAGAAAGGCCATTGACTGGCGCTATGAACGTGAGTGGCGGCTTGTCGGCCCCCGTGGAGCACAGGGCTCGCCACTTGAACTTGAAGAGGTCGTGTTTGGAATGCGCTGCTCGCATACAGTCAAATTCGCAATTGTCAGGGCGCTCGCCGGCAGGCGCCGACCTGTCAAGTTCTACGAAATACGCGAGCGACGTGGACGTTTCCTGCTCGGCAGGTACGTGCTGGACACCGACGAGCTGTCAGTTTCTCTTCCTCGGCGCGCACTCGATATCGATGATTTCTTCGAGCCGATCACAGGAGACGAATAG
- a CDS encoding DUF7678 domain-containing protein, whose product METGPIVDTDRITITKGDVKNDLWVSGTVNENPAYSFTAKVFDVGSRYGLDGGQISKLTVWHSGNEVASYDRGWDSPPQTHDDKRAVEIIKSSFREHEQTQSSDTTIRVDLHWRRAAGRTRHADDTGRER is encoded by the coding sequence ATGGAAACCGGACCGATTGTAGATACCGACCGCATCACCATCACCAAAGGCGATGTTAAGAACGATCTCTGGGTGAGCGGCACCGTCAACGAAAACCCCGCCTACAGCTTCACCGCCAAAGTCTTTGATGTGGGGAGCAGGTACGGGCTGGATGGGGGCCAGATTTCAAAGCTGACTGTCTGGCACAGCGGCAACGAAGTCGCCTCTTACGATCGCGGTTGGGACAGTCCGCCCCAGACACACGACGACAAGCGCGCGGTCGAGATCATCAAAAGCTCATTCCGGGAGCATGAACAAACCCAAAGCTCCGACACAACCATCCGGGTTGACCTGCACTGGCGCCGGGCCGCCGGCCGCACCCGCCATGCCGACGACACCGGCCGGGAGCGTTAG
- a CDS encoding relaxase/mobilization nuclease domain-containing protein has protein sequence MIPKASQRAGGQDLATHLLNALDNEYVELAEVSGAVASDLHGAFAEWEAIATGLTKCREYLYSLSINPEPGQQLSRAQYLDYAERVEKKLGLEGQPRAMVFHIKDGREHCHIVWSRIDWQAEKAIHLAFDHEKLMMVSREFARDHGLDLPDGYKRDGSGRARKQSLYETQQERMTGLSKEERMVMVTQAFRQSDNARSFVRALEAMGYVLATGKRPYVLVDMYGTMNALPKMIDDRSVRTKDIRAFLEKDFPAESLPTVEEARALVADLRKAREQFAKAQGQAERLAKLEAAQQVRRAQFVAAQDEQRERHRQERALLEREQLAARRMQKGAYLAQVRSVRAARAEARPTGLAAFLGRVTGVSLVIGKLHRHRDAKAFRAFAAEKQALGLAQKQAALSLQRRQEVQALETGRQLKALGKVEARERQALEVKRVREQRIIGRYGHNHMPALNLDLKPKGRGPAVRCASMRHRDRSGAEEREDQHDQQQQDQQQQERRAVPRGKIDLREALEEAIMREQPWSKEVDLAGDFARAAGDGDGDDGGGDEGGERLRISRAERKSERGRKRDDDFERER, from the coding sequence ATGATCCCCAAGGCCAGCCAGCGTGCCGGCGGGCAGGACCTCGCCACTCATCTGCTGAACGCGCTCGACAATGAATATGTCGAGCTGGCCGAGGTCAGCGGCGCGGTGGCGTCCGACCTCCACGGCGCCTTCGCCGAGTGGGAGGCCATCGCGACCGGTCTCACCAAGTGCCGCGAATATCTCTACAGCCTGTCCATCAATCCCGAGCCCGGTCAGCAATTGAGCCGGGCGCAGTATCTCGACTACGCGGAGCGCGTCGAGAAAAAGCTCGGTCTCGAAGGCCAGCCGCGGGCCATGGTGTTCCATATCAAGGATGGCCGCGAGCACTGCCACATCGTCTGGTCGCGTATCGACTGGCAGGCGGAAAAGGCCATCCATCTCGCCTTCGATCATGAGAAACTCATGATGGTCAGCCGCGAGTTCGCGCGCGATCATGGCCTCGATCTGCCGGACGGGTATAAGCGTGACGGCTCCGGACGCGCGCGCAAGCAGTCTCTGTACGAGACGCAGCAGGAGCGCATGACCGGGCTCTCCAAGGAAGAGCGCATGGTCATGGTCACGCAGGCCTTCCGGCAGAGCGATAATGCGCGCTCGTTTGTCCGGGCGCTGGAGGCCATGGGCTATGTGCTGGCGACCGGCAAGCGGCCTTACGTCCTGGTCGATATGTACGGCACGATGAATGCGCTGCCGAAGATGATCGACGACCGGAGCGTGCGCACGAAGGATATAAGGGCCTTCCTTGAAAAAGACTTCCCGGCGGAGTCGCTGCCCACGGTCGAGGAAGCGCGGGCGCTGGTCGCGGACCTGCGGAAGGCGCGCGAGCAGTTCGCGAAGGCGCAGGGGCAGGCAGAGCGTCTTGCGAAGCTGGAAGCAGCGCAGCAGGTGCGGCGGGCGCAGTTTGTGGCGGCGCAGGATGAGCAGCGTGAGCGGCACCGGCAGGAACGGGCGCTGCTGGAGCGGGAGCAGCTAGCGGCACGGCGGATGCAGAAGGGCGCTTATCTCGCGCAGGTCCGTAGCGTTCGAGCGGCACGGGCGGAGGCGCGGCCGACGGGCCTTGCGGCATTCCTCGGGCGGGTAACGGGCGTATCGCTCGTCATCGGCAAGCTGCATCGTCATCGTGATGCGAAGGCGTTCCGCGCCTTTGCCGCGGAGAAGCAGGCGCTTGGGCTGGCGCAGAAGCAGGCGGCGCTGTCCTTGCAGCGGCGGCAGGAGGTGCAGGCGCTGGAGACCGGGCGGCAGTTGAAGGCGCTCGGCAAAGTCGAGGCGCGGGAGCGGCAGGCGCTGGAGGTGAAGCGCGTGCGCGAGCAGCGCATCATCGGGCGGTACGGGCATAACCACATGCCCGCGCTAAATCTTGATCTCAAGCCCAAAGGGCGCGGGCCAGCGGTGCGGTGCGCATCGATGCGGCATCGTGATCGGAGCGGCGCGGAGGAGCGGGAGGATCAGCATGATCAGCAGCAGCAGGACCAGCAGCAGCAGGAAAGGCGCGCGGTGCCGAGGGGCAAGATCGACCTACGCGAGGCGCTGGAGGAGGCGATCATGCGCGAGCAGCCGTGGAGCAAGGAGGTCGATCTGGCAGGTGATTTTGCGCGCGCGGCGGGCGATGGTGACGGGGATGACGGCGGTGGGGATGAGGGCGGAGAGCGGCTGCGCATCTCGCGGGCGGAACGGAAGAGCGAGCGGGGACGGAAGCGGGATGATGACTTTGAGAGGGAGAGGTAG
- a CDS encoding SprT-like domain-containing protein, whose amino-acid sequence MNAHTTPQVDTAPLQLKPTKETYDRLQQAYEHFNKGLFEGKLPNALITLQRRKNTYGYFAGARFRNDDGRPADEIALNPATFRERPVKDILATLVHEMVHLWQHHEGEPGRGRYHNREWADKMKVLGLQPTDNGAEGGKETGETVGHLIVPAGPFDQAADKLIAKEFAIAWKEAPSPLEPSKGEGEAEPEALVQKSGKRVRYNCPECDLKAWAKHDARLMCADDKALMIAGD is encoded by the coding sequence ATGAATGCCCACACAACGCCCCAAGTCGATACCGCTCCCCTTCAGCTCAAGCCGACAAAGGAGACCTATGACAGGCTCCAGCAGGCTTACGAGCATTTCAACAAAGGGCTGTTCGAGGGAAAGCTCCCGAACGCCCTTATCACCCTTCAGCGCCGCAAGAACACATACGGGTACTTTGCCGGTGCACGGTTCCGCAACGATGACGGACGCCCGGCCGACGAGATTGCCCTGAACCCCGCCACCTTCCGCGAGCGTCCTGTGAAGGACATTCTCGCGACCCTTGTCCATGAGATGGTGCATCTATGGCAGCACCATGAGGGAGAACCAGGACGCGGCCGCTATCATAACCGCGAGTGGGCCGACAAAATGAAGGTGCTCGGTCTTCAGCCCACCGACAATGGCGCAGAAGGCGGCAAGGAGACGGGCGAGACAGTCGGCCACTTGATCGTGCCCGCAGGGCCATTCGATCAGGCCGCCGACAAGCTGATCGCGAAAGAGTTTGCGATCGCATGGAAGGAAGCGCCGTCCCCGCTAGAACCATCCAAAGGCGAAGGCGAAGCCGAGCCTGAAGCCCTCGTCCAGAAAAGCGGCAAGCGCGTGCGTTACAACTGCCCCGAATGTGACCTCAAAGCCTGGGCAAAGCATGATGCCCGCCTCATGTGCGCGGACGACAAGGCGCTGATGATCGCGGGCGACTAA
- a CDS encoding DUF1566 domain-containing protein has translation MSKRCAAALAVLFVLFILPPQVEAQETSGGFTGGSIRIGYDNRTCNGALEGSIRYNSASSCGAEFCHGTAWTCPDSASGNCTQIGNVCSADDTVYIGDSPLDGQPLYATRCDHGRTWDGLKCVGDPSRECWDNCSDTVTTNIGYTTNGYDGHFNTAAIVNTDADTAVGFQNHNAPKLCRDLTVHGYSDWYMPSVYEMQLIRDAHTLIGDIDRTGYPYAYYWISAEVDSTWALTMYFKDPDGLDANIKSYGPGSTLLRCIRKPAATSSETAPTGCASVGNVCSDSTVYAGDHPNLPGTKLYVPAADQSTSIQWSSVSADTAADSNMNGAADQAWIAHNATLSQYPAMQLCENLTNNGHGDWYLPSRDELNRLYTNRAAIGGFTTGTYWSSTESSSANAQQQSFNTGTQSTSAKTTNLRVRCVRKGNFD, from the coding sequence ATGTCAAAAAGATGTGCCGCCGCGCTGGCGGTTTTGTTCGTGTTATTTATTCTTCCGCCTCAGGTGGAAGCGCAGGAAACATCGGGCGGATTCACGGGCGGCTCGATCAGGATCGGCTACGACAACCGCACATGCAACGGCGCGCTGGAGGGCTCCATTCGCTACAACAGCGCTTCGTCCTGCGGAGCAGAATTTTGCCACGGGACGGCATGGACTTGCCCGGATTCGGCGTCGGGCAACTGCACGCAGATCGGCAATGTCTGCTCGGCTGACGACACGGTCTATATCGGCGACTCTCCGCTCGACGGCCAGCCGCTCTACGCCACGCGCTGCGACCACGGGCGCACCTGGGATGGGTTGAAATGCGTCGGTGACCCGAGCAGGGAATGCTGGGACAATTGCTCCGACACCGTGACAACAAACATAGGGTATACGACCAACGGCTATGACGGCCATTTCAATACCGCCGCCATCGTCAATACGGACGCCGACACTGCCGTGGGCTTTCAGAATCACAACGCGCCGAAGCTTTGCCGCGATCTCACGGTCCACGGCTACAGCGACTGGTACATGCCCTCGGTCTATGAAATGCAGCTTATCCGCGATGCGCATACGCTCATCGGGGATATAGACCGCACCGGCTACCCGTATGCCTATTACTGGATTTCGGCGGAGGTAGATTCTACGTGGGCTTTAACGATGTATTTCAAGGATCCCGACGGACTTGACGCCAATATCAAGTCCTATGGTCCAGGCTCCACTTTGTTGCGCTGCATTCGCAAACCCGCCGCCACGAGTAGCGAGACCGCGCCGACCGGCTGCGCCAGTGTCGGAAACGTATGCTCGGACAGCACGGTCTATGCGGGCGACCATCCGAATCTTCCCGGAACGAAGCTGTATGTGCCCGCGGCGGACCAGAGCACATCCATCCAGTGGAGCAGCGTCAGCGCAGATACGGCCGCCGATTCCAATATGAATGGCGCGGCCGATCAGGCGTGGATCGCGCATAATGCTACACTCAGCCAGTACCCGGCGATGCAGCTATGCGAGAACCTGACCAACAACGGCCATGGCGACTGGTATCTGCCGTCGCGGGACGAATTGAACCGCCTGTATACCAACCGGGCTGCCATCGGCGGGTTCACCACGGGAACATACTGGTCCTCGACCGAATCCAGCTCGGCTAATGCACAACAGCAGAGTTTCAATACGGGCACGCAAAGCACTTCCGCCAAGACCACCAATCTAAGAGTCCGCTGCGTACGCAAGGGAAATTTCGACTAG
- a CDS encoding PE-PGRS virulence associated protein, with amino-acid sequence MKRAALLIALTLLIAPPARAQETSASFTESSIQIGYDNRSCDASLEGSLRYNGGGGACNTTPTEYTTGGTFTYNVPAGCDSATIEAYGAGGGGGSSGREGGAGGGGGSVVERAVGTLLVAGGGGGGGGADGNSGGGGGGYGSATVTVAGGEQLDVWVGGGGATNALVNGGAGGGVSGGTAGGVTGGNSVYGGGGGSADDGSGGGGNSTYGGGGGAGKDNGAGNGGDSTYGGGGGGSDGSGGGGTSTNGRNGLSGDGGGGGGGGGYGDTVILGSNGGTGSTSGGAAANGGPGTGGAGGTGSTGKVVITPSASANPSIEVCDGTSNWVPWGN; translated from the coding sequence GTGAAGCGTGCTGCCCTTCTCATCGCGCTGACGTTATTGATCGCGCCCCCTGCGCGCGCGCAGGAGACTTCCGCTAGCTTCACGGAAAGCTCTATCCAGATCGGCTATGATAACCGGTCCTGCGACGCGAGCCTTGAAGGGTCGCTCCGCTACAATGGCGGCGGTGGAGCATGCAATACCACCCCCACAGAATACACCACGGGGGGCACATTTACTTACAATGTTCCTGCCGGGTGTGACTCCGCCACGATAGAGGCCTATGGCGCAGGCGGCGGTGGCGGCAGCAGTGGCCGTGAGGGCGGCGCGGGCGGCGGCGGCGGCAGTGTAGTTGAGCGGGCGGTGGGAACACTGCTTGTCGCAGGCGGCGGCGGTGGCGGCGGCGGCGCGGATGGGAATAGCGGCGGCGGCGGCGGCGGCTACGGCAGCGCGACAGTGACCGTTGCCGGTGGCGAACAACTTGATGTCTGGGTCGGCGGCGGCGGCGCGACAAATGCGCTTGTCAACGGTGGAGCAGGCGGTGGCGTTTCGGGGGGCACTGCTGGCGGTGTCACAGGAGGCAACAGCGTCTATGGCGGCGGCGGCGGCAGCGCCGATGACGGCTCGGGCGGCGGTGGCAACAGTACCTACGGCGGCGGCGGCGGTGCCGGTAAGGATAATGGTGCGGGCAATGGCGGCGATAGTACCTACGGCGGCGGCGGCGGCGGCTCCGACGGTTCGGGTGGCGGCGGAACGAGTACGAACGGCCGGAACGGCCTGAGCGGTGACGGCGGCGGCGGCGGCGGTGGTGGCGGATATGGTGATACCGTTATCCTCGGCAGCAACGGCGGCACCGGGTCAACAAGCGGTGGGGCGGCAGCCAACGGGGGGCCGGGAACGGGCGGTGCCGGGGGAACGGGCAGCACTGGCAAGGTGGTCATTACGCCTTCCGCATCCGCCAATCCTTCAATCGAAGTCTGTGACGGAACATCCAACTGGGTGCCTTGGGGGAATTAA